A genome region from Jeongeupia sp. HS-3 includes the following:
- a CDS encoding DUF1653 domain-containing protein produces MTPRPALQTGHYRHYKNMNYEVVDVVRHSETLEWLVLYRALYGDFGLWVRPYEMFFENVTIEGRTVPRFAYIGPRE; encoded by the coding sequence ATGACGCCCCGCCCCGCACTGCAAACCGGCCATTACCGCCACTACAAGAATATGAATTACGAAGTCGTCGACGTCGTTCGCCATTCGGAAACACTGGAATGGCTGGTGCTGTACCGCGCGCTGTACGGCGATTTCGGCCTGTGGGTTCGGCCGTACGAGATGTTCTTCGAGAACGTGACCATCGAAGGCCGAACGGTGCCGCGCTTTGCCTATATCGGGCCGCGCGAGTGA
- the alaS gene encoding alanine--tRNA ligase — translation MKTAEIRQKFLDFFATKNHQIVASSPLVPGNDPTIMFTVAGMVQFKDLFLGNEKRSYTRATTSQKCLRAGGKHNDLENVGYTARHHTFFEMLGNFSFGDYFKRDAITFAWEFLTSPQWLNLPKEKLMVTVYASDDEAYDIWHKEVGLAADKIVRIGDNKGAAYASDNFWTMGDTGPCGPCTEIFYDHGPSVAGGPPGSPDEDGDRYMEIWNNVFMQFNRDETGTLHPLPKPSVDTGMGLERLSTVLQGVKSNYETDLLSALVKAAARETGVAYSQDQPSLKVIADHIRACAFLVADGVLPSNEGRGYVLRRIVRRAVRHGYKLGQKGVFFHKLVADLAAVMGDAYPQLHQRQAIIEDTLKQEEEQFGRTLDIGMALLEKSLEGGKKVLDGKTAFTLHSTYGFPIDLTADICRERALELDMTGYERELKEEQQRGRAAGSFKMTAGLAYDGDASCFHGYSETSVDAKVIALYKGSEQVQQLNTGDEGVVVLDNTPFYAESGGQAGDVGEISAAGGLNALFDVTDTQKVKTDVFGHQGRLARGTLKVGDSITATIDLHKRNATQRNHSATHLMHAALRDVLGSHVEQKGSLVTFERTRFDFSHPKALTAEEIAKIEAVVNHVIMSNHSVDVGLMSYDDAIKAGAMALFGEKYGDEVRVLKMGDFSTELCGGTHVHRTGDIGFFKIVAETGVAAGIRRVEAVTGEGALATVQAIESELKAATNIAGAQPGELIAKLEKLQAELKAAQKETQGLKSQMAFGQLDQLVGLGMRSIKDVKVVIANVDGIDGGTLREMSDKLMDRIGSGLAVLASTLDGKVSIIARVSKDLTGRIKAGEIANHIATQVGGKGGGRPDMAQAGGTQPENLPAALQSLPDWVEAKL, via the coding sequence ATGAAAACCGCCGAGATTCGCCAGAAATTCCTGGATTTTTTTGCCACCAAGAACCATCAGATCGTCGCCTCCAGCCCGCTGGTGCCCGGCAACGACCCCACCATCATGTTCACCGTGGCCGGCATGGTGCAGTTCAAGGATCTTTTCCTCGGCAATGAAAAGCGCAGCTACACCCGCGCCACCACCAGCCAGAAATGCCTGCGCGCCGGCGGCAAGCACAACGACCTTGAAAACGTCGGCTACACCGCGCGCCACCACACCTTCTTTGAAATGCTGGGCAACTTCAGCTTCGGTGATTACTTCAAACGCGATGCGATCACCTTTGCGTGGGAATTCCTCACCAGCCCCCAATGGCTGAACCTGCCCAAGGAAAAGCTGATGGTCACCGTCTACGCGTCGGACGACGAGGCGTATGACATCTGGCACAAGGAAGTGGGCCTGGCCGCCGACAAGATCGTCCGCATCGGCGACAACAAGGGCGCGGCCTACGCGTCGGACAACTTCTGGACCATGGGCGATACCGGCCCATGCGGCCCGTGCACCGAAATCTTCTACGACCACGGCCCATCCGTCGCCGGCGGCCCGCCGGGCAGCCCGGATGAAGACGGCGACCGTTACATGGAGATCTGGAACAACGTCTTCATGCAGTTCAACCGCGACGAAACCGGCACGCTGCATCCGCTGCCCAAGCCGTCGGTGGATACCGGCATGGGGCTTGAACGGCTGTCGACCGTGCTGCAGGGCGTGAAGTCCAACTACGAAACCGACCTGCTTTCCGCACTGGTCAAGGCCGCTGCGCGTGAAACCGGCGTGGCCTACAGCCAGGATCAACCGTCGCTCAAGGTGATCGCCGACCATATCCGTGCCTGTGCCTTCCTCGTTGCCGATGGCGTACTTCCGTCGAACGAAGGCCGCGGCTACGTGCTGCGCCGCATCGTGCGCCGCGCGGTGCGCCACGGTTACAAGCTGGGCCAGAAAGGCGTGTTCTTCCACAAGCTGGTGGCCGATCTCGCCGCAGTCATGGGCGATGCCTATCCGCAGCTGCATCAGCGCCAGGCCATCATCGAAGACACACTGAAGCAGGAAGAAGAACAGTTTGGCCGCACCCTCGATATCGGCATGGCCCTGCTGGAGAAATCACTCGAAGGCGGCAAGAAGGTACTGGACGGCAAGACCGCATTCACGCTGCACAGCACCTATGGCTTCCCGATCGACCTGACCGCCGACATCTGCCGCGAACGCGCACTGGAGCTGGACATGACCGGTTACGAGCGCGAATTGAAGGAAGAGCAGCAACGCGGCCGCGCCGCCGGCAGCTTCAAGATGACCGCCGGCCTCGCCTACGACGGCGACGCATCGTGCTTCCACGGCTACTCGGAAACCAGCGTCGACGCCAAGGTGATCGCGCTCTACAAAGGCAGCGAACAGGTACAGCAACTGAATACCGGCGATGAAGGCGTGGTCGTGCTCGACAACACGCCGTTCTACGCCGAATCGGGCGGCCAGGCCGGCGACGTCGGCGAGATTTCCGCCGCCGGTGGCCTGAACGCACTGTTCGACGTCACCGACACCCAGAAGGTCAAAACCGATGTGTTCGGCCATCAGGGCCGGCTGGCACGCGGCACGCTCAAGGTCGGCGATAGCATCACCGCGACCATCGATCTGCACAAGCGCAACGCCACCCAGCGCAACCACTCGGCCACGCACCTGATGCACGCCGCGCTGCGCGACGTGCTCGGCTCGCATGTCGAGCAAAAGGGCTCGCTGGTCACGTTCGAGCGCACCCGTTTCGACTTCAGCCATCCGAAGGCGCTGACAGCGGAAGAGATCGCCAAGATCGAAGCCGTGGTCAATCACGTGATCATGAGCAACCACAGCGTCGATGTCGGCCTGATGAGCTACGACGACGCGATCAAGGCCGGCGCGATGGCGCTGTTCGGCGAGAAGTACGGCGACGAAGTACGCGTACTGAAAATGGGCGACTTCTCGACCGAACTGTGCGGCGGCACCCACGTGCACCGCACCGGCGACATCGGCTTCTTCAAGATCGTCGCCGAGACCGGTGTTGCCGCCGGCATCCGTCGCGTCGAAGCCGTCACCGGCGAAGGTGCGCTGGCGACGGTGCAGGCGATCGAATCCGAACTCAAGGCCGCAACCAACATCGCCGGCGCACAGCCGGGTGAGTTGATCGCCAAGCTGGAAAAACTGCAGGCCGAACTCAAGGCCGCGCAGAAGGAAACCCAGGGGCTGAAGAGCCAGATGGCCTTCGGCCAGCTCGATCAATTGGTCGGTCTGGGCATGCGCAGCATCAAGGACGTCAAGGTCGTGATCGCCAATGTCGACGGTATCGACGGTGGCACCTTGCGCGAGATGAGCGACAAGCTGATGGATCGCATCGGCTCGGGGCTGGCCGTACTGGCGAGCACGCTCGACGGCAAGGTCAGCATCATCGCCCGCGTCTCCAAGGATCTGACCGGCAGAATCAAGGCCGGCGAGATCGCCAACCACATCGCCACACAGGTTGGCGGCAAGGGCGGCGGCCGCCCGGACATGGCCCAGGCCGGCGGGACGCAGCCGGAAAACCTGCCGGCCGCGCTGCAGAGCCTGCCTGACTGGGTCGAAGCCAAGCTGTAA
- a CDS encoding multidrug effflux MFS transporter — MTASSAPRFHIPGWMLLLGILTAIGSVSIDMYLPAFPAIQQSLNASSGSVQLTLTTFFVGMLAGQLVYGPASDRFGRKKPLMAGLALYSLASIGCMLAQSIESLMFWRFIQAFGACSGIVLARAIVRDRCDPREAARSFSMLMLIMGVSPILAPLLGGYILQVSSWRTIFGINVAFGIGCLIAVTTSLRDTRQPDLATSLNPFKVFSAYVEILRDREFSTHAISGGFAQAGLYAYLAGSPFVLIELFHLSPTAYGWVFCANSVGLIAASQFNAALLKGNSIYTLLRHGLTAALAASALLIVAGVAGIATMPLLLAGIFCFMSSLGFVNPNAAAASLANHPERAGSASSLLGTLQYGLATIATFAMGMIHDGTARPLAFAMALCGILGWAINRYFVRAKPA, encoded by the coding sequence ATGACCGCCTCTTCCGCCCCCCGCTTCCACATTCCCGGCTGGATGCTGTTGCTTGGCATCCTCACCGCGATCGGCTCGGTGTCGATCGACATGTATCTGCCGGCCTTCCCGGCCATCCAGCAAAGCCTGAACGCCAGCAGTGGCAGCGTGCAACTGACGCTGACGACCTTCTTCGTTGGCATGCTGGCCGGCCAGCTCGTCTACGGCCCGGCCAGCGACCGTTTCGGCCGCAAGAAGCCGCTGATGGCGGGGCTGGCGCTGTACTCGCTGGCATCGATCGGCTGCATGCTGGCGCAAAGCATCGAGTCCTTGATGTTCTGGCGCTTCATCCAGGCTTTCGGTGCGTGTTCGGGTATCGTGCTGGCGCGCGCCATCGTGCGCGACCGCTGCGATCCGCGCGAAGCCGCGCGCTCGTTCTCGATGCTGATGCTGATCATGGGCGTATCGCCGATCCTGGCGCCGCTGCTTGGCGGCTACATCCTGCAGGTATCAAGCTGGCGGACGATCTTCGGCATCAACGTCGCCTTCGGCATCGGCTGCCTGATCGCCGTCACCACCTCGCTGCGCGACACCCGCCAGCCCGATCTCGCCACCTCGCTCAATCCGTTCAAGGTCTTCAGCGCCTACGTCGAGATCCTGCGTGATCGCGAATTCAGCACCCATGCCATTTCCGGCGGTTTTGCCCAGGCCGGCCTGTATGCCTACCTGGCCGGCTCGCCCTTCGTGCTGATCGAACTGTTTCATCTGAGCCCGACTGCCTATGGCTGGGTGTTCTGCGCCAACTCGGTCGGCCTGATCGCCGCCTCGCAGTTCAATGCGGCGCTGCTCAAGGGCAACAGCATCTATACCTTGCTGCGTCACGGCCTGACCGCGGCGCTAGCGGCGTCCGCGCTGCTGATCGTCGCCGGGGTGGCCGGTATTGCCACCATGCCGCTGCTGCTGGCGGGGATTTTCTGCTTCATGAGCAGCCTCGGCTTCGTCAACCCGAACGCCGCCGCCGCCTCGCTCGCCAACCATCCGGAGCGCGCCGGCAGTGCGTCTTCCTTGCTCGGCACGCTGCAATACGGTCTCGCCACGATCGCCACCTTCGCGATGGGCATGATCCACGATGGCACCGCGCGGCCGCTGGCATTCGCCATGGCGCTGTGCGGCATCCTCGGCTGGGCGATCAACCGCTATTTCGTTCGCGCCAAGCCCGCCTGA
- a CDS encoding NAD(P)-dependent oxidoreductase codes for MKIALIGATGYVGAKLLAEALNRGHHVTAIVQHPEKLPTHAKLTGGAAKVQDAAALVPLLKGHDAVISAFSGHAQSDVLGYFIDGFKAIVAASKAAAVARLLVVGGAGSLEVAPGVQLVDTPAFPEQWKASALGAREALNLLRGETALDWTMLSPSALLEPGERTASFRLGGDQLLADADGNSRISVEDYAVAMIDELETPKHSRARFTVGY; via the coding sequence ATGAAAATCGCCCTGATCGGTGCCACCGGCTATGTCGGCGCCAAATTGCTCGCCGAAGCGCTCAACCGCGGCCATCACGTCACCGCCATCGTCCAGCATCCGGAGAAACTGCCCACCCACGCCAAGCTGACCGGCGGTGCCGCCAAGGTGCAGGATGCCGCCGCGCTGGTGCCGCTGCTCAAGGGCCACGATGCGGTGATCAGCGCCTTCAGCGGCCATGCGCAAAGCGATGTACTCGGCTATTTCATCGATGGCTTCAAGGCCATCGTTGCCGCAAGCAAGGCCGCCGCCGTGGCGCGGCTGCTGGTCGTCGGCGGTGCCGGCAGTCTGGAAGTCGCACCGGGTGTGCAACTCGTCGATACCCCGGCCTTCCCGGAACAATGGAAAGCGTCGGCGCTCGGCGCCCGTGAAGCGCTGAATCTGCTGCGCGGTGAAACCGCACTCGACTGGACCATGCTGAGCCCGTCGGCCCTGCTCGAACCGGGCGAACGCACCGCAAGCTTCCGGCTCGGCGGCGACCAGTTGCTCGCCGACGCCGATGGCAACAGCCGCATTTCGGTCGAAGACTATGCAGTGGCGATGATCGACGAACTCGAAACGCCGAAGCACAGCCGCGCACGATTTACCGTCGGCTATTGA
- a CDS encoding DsbA family protein, with the protein MLQDAELILLFDPNCGWCYGAHPALAALHAASPLPWRLLPTGLFAGAADVAQQDAYFWRSDMQIRERTGMAFSEAYRDRILGSDRVSLDSTQTTLAWHLVARQCPKQVLAVLQRVQALRYVDGVHCDATAIASLAEAFGLDPAALQAAFQQGWPASLQHEVAQARALMLQLNLRGVPVLLLRRGSDLTIVPNALLFQNPAELVEFVSRNV; encoded by the coding sequence ATGCTCCAAGACGCCGAACTCATTCTCTTGTTTGATCCGAACTGCGGCTGGTGCTACGGCGCCCATCCGGCGCTGGCCGCCCTGCACGCCGCCAGCCCGCTGCCTTGGAGGCTGCTGCCAACCGGCCTGTTTGCCGGCGCCGCCGATGTGGCGCAGCAGGACGCGTACTTCTGGCGCAGCGATATGCAAATCCGCGAACGCACCGGCATGGCATTCAGCGAGGCGTATCGCGACCGCATTCTCGGCAGCGACCGCGTTTCGCTTGATTCGACCCAGACCACACTCGCCTGGCACCTCGTCGCCCGGCAATGCCCCAAGCAAGTGCTGGCGGTGCTGCAGCGGGTTCAAGCGCTGCGTTATGTCGATGGCGTTCATTGCGATGCAACGGCCATTGCCTCGCTTGCCGAAGCCTTCGGGCTCGATCCGGCCGCGCTGCAAGCGGCGTTTCAGCAAGGCTGGCCGGCGTCGCTGCAGCACGAAGTGGCGCAAGCGCGTGCACTGATGCTGCAACTGAATTTGCGCGGCGTGCCGGTCTTGCTGCTGCGGCGCGGCAGCGATCTGACTATCGTTCCCAATGCCCTGCTGTTCCAGAACCCGGCCGAGCTGGTCGAGTTTGTCTCCCGCAACGTTTGA
- a CDS encoding LysR family transcriptional regulator: protein MRNAIDLNRLAVFAAVAEAGSFTAAAERLSKPKSMVSQQISRLEAELGATLFTRTTRKVALTEAGNALFDECAPLLREMQAAVERLEAGRREPSGLLRLTVAADYAATVLAPLIVSFLARYPHMEVEVVTASEQLDLVAERLDLAIRMGWLKDSTLRAVPLGDFGQWVVASPAYLRKHAAPQTPGELAAHRWVALSLLRAPLQWTFGTPDGGQETVRVKAALRTNSTSALQGLVAAGAGVSTLPDFMVAEQVRDGTLQRLLTAYALPRAGIYAVYPDGRHLPAKVRAFIDHVRDALTAA from the coding sequence ATGCGTAATGCGATCGATCTGAACCGGCTGGCTGTGTTCGCCGCCGTTGCCGAAGCCGGCAGCTTTACCGCCGCCGCCGAGCGGCTGAGCAAGCCGAAGTCGATGGTCAGCCAGCAGATCAGCCGGCTGGAGGCCGAACTCGGCGCGACCCTGTTCACCCGAACCACCCGCAAGGTGGCGCTGACCGAGGCCGGCAACGCACTGTTCGACGAGTGCGCGCCGCTGCTGCGCGAGATGCAGGCGGCGGTCGAGCGGCTTGAAGCGGGTCGGCGTGAACCCAGCGGACTGTTGCGGCTGACCGTGGCGGCCGATTACGCCGCGACGGTGCTGGCGCCGCTGATCGTCAGCTTTCTGGCGCGCTATCCGCACATGGAGGTCGAGGTGGTCACCGCCAGCGAACAACTCGATCTGGTGGCCGAGCGGCTGGATCTGGCGATTCGCATGGGCTGGCTCAAGGATTCGACGCTCAGGGCGGTACCGCTGGGCGATTTTGGCCAATGGGTGGTTGCATCGCCGGCGTATCTGCGCAAGCACGCCGCGCCACAGACGCCGGGCGAGCTGGCGGCCCATCGCTGGGTCGCGCTGAGCTTGTTGCGAGCGCCGCTGCAATGGACTTTCGGCACGCCCGATGGCGGGCAGGAGACGGTGCGGGTGAAGGCGGCGCTGCGAACCAATTCGACGTCGGCACTGCAAGGCCTGGTTGCTGCCGGCGCCGGCGTGTCGACGCTGCCCGATTTCATGGTCGCCGAGCAAGTGCGCGATGGCACGCTGCAGCGGCTACTGACCGCTTATGCGCTGCCGCGCGCGGGCATTTACGCGGTCTATCCGGATGGCCGACACCTGCCGGCGAAGGTGAGGGCGTTTATCGATCATGTGCGTGACGCACTGACCGCGGCGTGA
- the recX gene encoding recombination regulator RecX: MAPTPTLRNRALGYLARREYARLELRQKLLPHADGDEASLDAILDDFVSRGWLSDARFAEQWAHFRSQRYGPQRLRAELRQKGVDDNLIDDALANVSDDEYAQARAQWQKKFGSAPQDQKERAKQLRFLAGRGFSLDVVYKVVGGGEDDYGDQGDHAE, encoded by the coding sequence ATGGCCCCGACTCCAACCCTCAGGAACCGCGCGCTCGGCTATCTCGCCCGGCGTGAATACGCCCGGCTTGAATTGCGCCAGAAATTGTTGCCGCACGCCGATGGCGATGAAGCCTCGCTCGACGCCATTCTCGACGATTTCGTCAGCCGTGGCTGGTTGTCCGATGCGCGCTTCGCCGAGCAGTGGGCGCACTTTCGCTCGCAGCGTTACGGCCCGCAACGACTGCGCGCCGAGCTGCGACAGAAAGGTGTCGACGACAACCTGATCGACGATGCGCTCGCCAATGTCAGCGACGATGAGTACGCACAGGCACGCGCGCAGTGGCAGAAGAAGTTCGGTAGCGCGCCGCAAGACCAGAAAGAACGCGCCAAGCAATTGCGCTTCCTGGCCGGGCGCGGCTTCTCGCTCGATGTGGTGTACAAGGTCGTTGGCGGCGGCGAGGACGACTACGGTGATCAAGGCGACCACGCCGAATAA
- the recA gene encoding recombinase RecA — protein sequence MDDNKSKALAAALAQIERQFGKGSIMKMGENQIENDLQVVSTGSLGLDLALGVGGLPRGRVVEIFGPESSGKTTLCLHVVAEIQKLGGVAAYIDAENALDPIYASRLGVNVSEMLISQPDTGEQGLEIADMLVRSGGVDIIVVDSVAALVPKAEIEGEMGDVHVGLQARLMSQALRKLTGNIKRTNTLVIFINQLRMKIGQMMPGQSPETTTGGNALKFYASVRLDIRRIGAVKKGDEIIGNQTKVKIAKNKVAPPFRIVTFDILYGEGISREGEIIEQGVAQKIVEKSGAWYSYNGNKIGQGMENSRQYLKDNPEVAAEIVAKVREKIGLVMPLEPARAFDDVAEELAE from the coding sequence ATGGACGACAACAAGAGCAAGGCGCTCGCGGCGGCACTGGCCCAGATCGAACGACAGTTCGGCAAGGGCTCCATCATGAAGATGGGCGAAAACCAGATCGAGAACGACCTGCAAGTCGTTTCGACCGGTTCGCTCGGTCTCGATCTCGCGCTCGGCGTCGGCGGTTTGCCGCGTGGCCGGGTGGTCGAAATCTTCGGGCCGGAATCGTCGGGTAAAACCACGCTGTGCCTGCATGTCGTTGCCGAAATCCAGAAGCTGGGTGGCGTCGCCGCCTACATCGACGCGGAAAACGCGCTCGACCCGATCTACGCCAGCCGCCTTGGCGTCAATGTGTCGGAAATGCTGATTTCGCAACCGGATACCGGTGAGCAAGGTCTGGAAATCGCCGACATGCTGGTTCGCTCCGGTGGCGTTGACATCATCGTCGTCGACTCGGTCGCCGCGCTGGTGCCGAAGGCCGAAATCGAAGGCGAAATGGGCGACGTGCACGTCGGCCTGCAAGCCCGTTTGATGAGCCAGGCGCTGCGCAAGCTGACCGGCAATATCAAGCGCACCAATACGCTGGTGATCTTCATTAACCAGCTGCGCATGAAGATCGGCCAGATGATGCCCGGCCAGAGCCCGGAAACCACTACCGGCGGCAACGCGCTGAAGTTCTACGCCTCGGTTCGCCTCGACATCCGCCGTATCGGCGCGGTGAAAAAGGGCGACGAGATCATCGGCAACCAGACCAAGGTCAAGATCGCCAAGAACAAGGTCGCGCCACCGTTCCGCATCGTCACTTTCGATATCCTCTACGGCGAAGGCATTTCGCGTGAAGGCGAAATCATCGAACAGGGCGTCGCGCAGAAGATCGTCGAGAAATCCGGCGCCTGGTACAGCTACAACGGCAACAAGATCGGTCAGGGCATGGAGAACTCGCGCCAGTACCTGAAGGATAATCCGGAAGTCGCCGCCGAGATCGTCGCCAAGGTCCGTGAAAAGATCGGCTTGGTGATGCCGCTGGAACCGGCGCGTGCATTCGACGATGTCGCCGAAGAGTTGGCGGAATAA
- a CDS encoding D-amino acid dehydrogenase, whose amino-acid sequence MRVIVLGAGVVGVTSAWFLAQAGHEVTVIDREPEAGLETSYANGGQISVCHAEPWANPKAPWKTLQWLGEEDAPLLFRLKMDPAQWRWGLRFLQECTPARARSNLQNLVRLGLYSRAQLQQVRADTGLHYDELSRGILHYYTDDADFSAAIPAAAAMREIGLDREVKSAAECLAIEPALANSHLPIVGGTYTATDESGDACKFTQELAELAASRGVVFRYQTRIVRLRQAGGQIAGVDIEYDDDGEVMAETLAADAYLVCLGSYSPLLLRQVGITLDIYPAKGYSATIPLVDTDLAPTVSLTDDGYKLVFSRLGDRLRVAGTAEFNGYNLELNEVRCKALIARTSEIFPQIAGYDDAEFWCGLRPATPGNLPYIGRSRIGNLYLNTGHGTLGWTEACGSAHAIAELMSGRKPEVDFPFL is encoded by the coding sequence ATGCGGGTGATCGTGCTGGGCGCAGGGGTAGTCGGGGTAACGTCGGCGTGGTTTCTGGCACAGGCCGGCCATGAGGTCACGGTGATTGATCGCGAGCCCGAGGCAGGGCTTGAGACCAGTTACGCCAACGGTGGGCAGATTTCGGTGTGCCATGCCGAACCGTGGGCCAACCCGAAGGCGCCGTGGAAAACCCTGCAGTGGCTCGGCGAGGAAGACGCGCCGCTGCTGTTCCGCTTGAAGATGGACCCGGCGCAGTGGCGCTGGGGGCTGCGCTTCCTGCAGGAATGTACGCCGGCGCGGGCGCGCAGCAATCTGCAGAATCTGGTCCGCCTCGGCCTTTACAGTCGGGCGCAACTGCAGCAAGTACGTGCCGATACCGGCCTGCATTACGACGAACTCTCGCGCGGCATTTTGCATTACTACACCGATGACGCCGACTTCAGCGCGGCGATTCCGGCGGCGGCGGCGATGCGCGAAATAGGCCTCGATCGTGAGGTGAAGAGCGCGGCCGAGTGTCTGGCGATCGAACCGGCGTTGGCGAACAGTCATTTGCCCATCGTAGGTGGTACTTATACGGCTACCGATGAGTCGGGCGACGCCTGCAAGTTCACCCAGGAACTTGCCGAACTGGCCGCGAGCCGCGGCGTGGTGTTCCGCTACCAGACGCGGATCGTCCGGCTGCGGCAGGCCGGCGGGCAGATCGCCGGGGTCGATATTGAATACGACGATGATGGCGAGGTGATGGCCGAAACGCTGGCCGCCGATGCGTATCTGGTCTGTTTGGGCAGCTATAGCCCGCTGCTGCTGCGCCAGGTCGGCATCACGCTGGATATCTATCCGGCCAAGGGCTATTCGGCGACGATTCCGCTGGTCGATACCGATCTTGCGCCAACGGTAAGCCTGACCGACGATGGCTATAAGCTGGTGTTCTCGCGCCTGGGCGACCGCTTGCGCGTGGCCGGCACGGCCGAGTTCAACGGCTACAATCTCGAGCTGAACGAGGTGCGCTGCAAGGCGCTGATTGCGCGAACCAGCGAAATCTTCCCGCAGATCGCCGGTTACGACGACGCCGAGTTCTGGTGTGGGCTGCGGCCGGCGACGCCGGGTAATCTGCCGTATATTGGCCGCAGCCGGATCGGCAATCTGTACCTGAACACCGGTCACGGCACGCTGGGCTGGACCGAGGCGTGCGGCTCCGCTCATGCGATTGCCGAGCTGATGTCCGGCCGCAAGCCGGAGGTCGATTTTCCATTTTTGTAA
- a CDS encoding spore coat protein U domain-containing protein, whose protein sequence is MKYWMTVFLLLQGGFAHADTRGMPVTASVVGSCKFSNADDVVLDFGSLVPGQGQRQVSQPVAFTCSSGTNYTVTMDLGRNPNGSQRRMRGDNDAYIPYALSADPMGGTGQGELTPITLTLTASVDATAYVDSPIGSYNDNVVLTVSP, encoded by the coding sequence ATGAAATACTGGATGACTGTTTTCTTGCTGTTGCAGGGCGGGTTCGCACATGCGGATACCCGCGGCATGCCGGTGACCGCGTCGGTAGTGGGGAGCTGCAAGTTCAGCAATGCCGACGATGTGGTCCTGGATTTCGGTTCGCTGGTTCCCGGCCAAGGGCAGCGGCAGGTGTCACAGCCGGTGGCGTTCACGTGCAGCAGCGGAACGAATTATACGGTGACGATGGATCTGGGCCGAAATCCGAACGGGTCGCAACGGCGCATGCGCGGCGATAACGACGCCTATATTCCCTATGCCCTGAGTGCGGATCCGATGGGGGGCACCGGTCAGGGCGAGCTGACGCCGATTACGCTGACGCTGACCGCGAGCGTTGACGCGACGGCCTATGTCGACAGCCCGATCGGCAGTTACAACGACAACGTGGTACTGACCGTCTCCCCCTGA
- a CDS encoding spore coat protein U domain-containing protein, with protein sequence MKKGICWVIGATMLAMAAGGAYAADKNVQVKAKVEGTCQFVDANDVVIDFGTLTPGGGDQSKSAGTSFWCTNGVNYTVALDNGLNPDGSSKRQMKGATDTDLIGYTLTADNTTGAGTGSSTPIPVLLTAGVKGTDYQDAKIGDYNDTVIMTLDLAP encoded by the coding sequence ATGAAAAAGGGAATCTGCTGGGTTATTGGCGCCACCATGCTGGCGATGGCTGCGGGCGGTGCATATGCGGCCGACAAGAACGTGCAGGTCAAGGCAAAGGTTGAGGGGACATGCCAGTTCGTCGATGCCAACGACGTCGTGATCGACTTCGGCACGCTGACCCCGGGCGGCGGTGATCAGAGCAAGTCCGCCGGCACCAGCTTCTGGTGCACCAATGGCGTGAATTACACCGTGGCGCTCGATAACGGCCTAAATCCGGATGGCAGCAGCAAACGCCAGATGAAGGGCGCTACGGATACCGATTTGATCGGCTATACGCTGACCGCGGACAACACGACCGGGGCCGGCACCGGGTCGAGCACGCCGATCCCGGTGTTGCTGACCGCCGGCGTGAAAGGCACCGACTATCAGGATGCCAAGATTGGTGATTACAATGACACGGTGATTATGACTCTCGATCTGGCTCCGTGA